Within the Scomber scombrus chromosome 4, fScoSco1.1, whole genome shotgun sequence genome, the region gatgatgcAGATGTATTTCAACATGCTGATTTAATCATAGTGATTTTCTTCTAACTGATCAGAAGCAACTCAAACGTTACTGCACTTTACTCTTTACTTTTCTCCAGGTGTCCAATATATAGCTTTGTACCCTGGTACTCTGAATGGTCCTCTGTCCATCGCCCTCCCCATTTCAGTGTCCTTCGTCCCAGTCTCCTGCTCCCAGCTGTCTGACCACATGGACCTCTGGGGTCGTGCAAAGAACCTCTTTTattcacttctggctccaatcAGTAAGCATGGTGTTACTGACTCTTTTCAGCTCACTAAGTCCATCCATATTATCCAAATCCATACAGTTTTTTAATAGGTTCAAATTCCtccattcattttttgttcttttcactCTTGAATTATTGTTTACATCTGGAATGGCAGTCCatgcaaagaaaacacatttttttctctttattaatGGCATTATTACTGAATCACTCATCTTGTCTCCACTTCTTTCTGATACTGAGAAAGAAGCTAATACTGAGTTATCACATCAACTAAGGGACATACAATGTTGGTGCCTTCAAATTGCCTGCTTATGACTTCTGTCTTTTATTGAAAGGTCAGGAACTTTTATGGTCGATGTTTAGAGATGTTGCTGAGCGCCACCTGGAGTCAGGCTCACCCCCTGGTGGTCTGGATGAGTTACACCAACGAGCTGAACTGTGGGCCTTCAACAGCGACTTTTCTCTAGAGTTCCCTCAGCCTCTTATGCCCTTCACTGTGCTGGTTGGGGGTCTTCTGAATAAACCTGCAAAGCCTCTGGATCAGGTTTCTAGtcttgataaataaatacagatatgtCATTTAAGACTCAGGCATTCAGAGTAACagactctctctttctgtcttacCTTCCCTACTTTCCTGTCCGACCCTGCCCTACCATCTCTCTCATCCTGCATCTCCCTTTCCCAAAACCTCCTGGACCCTTCAGGATCTTGAATCGTGGATCTCCAGTTTTGGAGAGGCAGGTTTTATTGTTGTGACCCTGGGATCTATGGTGTCCTCAGTCTCTGTGGACCCGCTGCTGGTAGAGTTGGTAGCTGGATTCTCCATGATTACACAGGGGGTGATCTGGAGGtacaagctctttttttttgggggggggggggggggggggggggggtgttttgACACATATATTATATCTGCCCCAAAAAGAAagatatatttgatttattttttttaatctcatgaTGCAAGAAGTTCctaaacttgtgtttttttgcttgcAGGTATGACCCTAAGCGATGGCCACCTCACCTGGACAAACCCGCCAATCTCAGGCTCCTGGACTGGCTCCCTCTCAATGATATGTTGGGTTAGTTTATCCTCTCATTATGGATTATCTCTGTCAAACGATATGCAGGTTACATTATGTGCAAGACCGTCAAACAGCTTGTCAGTTGATTAATTATTGTGAACTGAAAATAGACCAAAATAATGAACTGTAGTAAGTGAAACCAGCTGTCTGGCATTTATATTTGATAAATGGCctaaattattgattattaaagtggttgttaatttaattttgtatgAGTAATTGATTATTATACTAATTGTTTCTGTACTATTCTGTGGTAGCATCATTACAtccattttgtgacatttttgtatttttctctctttcccagGCCACAGAAAAGCATGCCTCTTTATTACCCACGGTGGACAGAACAGTCTTCTTCAGGCAGTGTACCACGCTGTTCCAGTGCTGGGAATCCCTCTGTTTGGAGACCAGTTTGATAATGTGGTGAGGGCTGAAGCAAAGGGGCTAGGCCTCACCATCAACCCCAAACAAATAAGCAGGGGACTGCTCAGCTCCACTATTCAAACACTCATACAGGACGGCAGGTATGTGAAAGCCAGGAAGGGACGGGCAATATTTGTGATGCCAGTATTGAGATGTTTTTATCCACTCCCCATTTCTCTTTcgttatatatatttctatataattataatatttctcCTTTTCTAGGTTCAAGTCTTCAGCTTTGTCCCTTAGCAGGATCCACAAATCACATCCTGTCCCTCCCACGCTTCGTCTAATCCAGTGGGTGGAGcacattctgcacagtgaaggtgGAGCTCATCTCAAGCCGGCCTCACTGACGCAGCCGTGGTACCAGAGATACCTGTTGGACCTGGTGCTTCTTTTTTCGCTGGTGCTACTTGGACCTTTAGCTCTCTGCTGGActaactgtaggaacaagaacaGCAGGGATAAACACCAAAAAATACAATAGTAACACTAAGCGTTGCCTCAGGGGAACTTTGGATTAATAccttatttttatattacttgTTTATCTGAGAACTTATTGTGCACTGCATCAATATGAGGACTTGAAAAAATGAATTCCTGCTGCCCTTAAATATTGCAGATGTTTAATAAAACCATCAACTATGCTTGTTGTAAGTGCTTTATACAATTCACctcaatataaaaaacaaataagtgaTAGCAAGCTGACATGCTGATGTAGAAAACAAGTTTGACAGTGTTTTGACAGTGAAGTAACTCCCCTTCCCTTTTACAGgacattactattattatttaaaggaaaactaCAAAGTAATGcaatacagtaaaaaacaacatgtttaatctcacttaaaaatacaaatgatcaATATTAGTGTGCAAAAAAACGTAATAGTTTTTGATGCAATTAATACTTTTGCtcaactgtgtgtttgtgtttgtgttgagtgctttttacataaaaaaaagtttcactttctgtattttcagtttaaCTTCAG harbors:
- the LOC133979569 gene encoding UDP-glucuronosyltransferase 3A1-like; protein product: MGHLSYQCDKLLGDKEMITFLQRERYDVAILDAFNPCSFILAHKLGVQYIALYPGTLNGPLSIALPISVSFVPVSCSQLSDHMDLWGRAKNLFYSLLAPISQELLWSMFRDVAERHLESGSPPGGLDELHQRAELWAFNSDFSLEFPQPLMPFTVLVGGLLNKPAKPLDQDLESWISSFGEAGFIVVTLGSMVSSVSVDPLLVELVAGFSMITQGVIWRYDPKRWPPHLDKPANLRLLDWLPLNDMLGHRKACLFITHGGQNSLLQAVYHAVPVLGIPLFGDQFDNVVRAEAKGLGLTINPKQISRGLLSSTIQTLIQDGRFKSSALSLSRIHKSHPVPPTLRLIQWVEHILHSEGGAHLKPASLTQPWYQRYLLDLVLLFSLVLLGPLALCWTNCRNKNSRDKHQKIQ